CCGTCACGAAGTTCACGGGCACCCGCTGCCTCCACGCCGCGGGCGACATCTACTTCCACGGGCGGCACCACCTGCAGGTCAGCCCCATCGCCACCCACTGCGGCTGACACGGCGCAGGGGTGCGGGAAGCCTCCCGCACCCCTCCGCCGGGTCCCGGCCCGTCAGGCGAGGTCGGCCGCGATGTGCGGCGGGACCTCGGCGTACGAGTCGAACTCCATGGTGAAGACCGCGCGGCCGGACGTCATGCCGCGCAGGTCACCGACATAGCCGAACATCTCCGCCAGCGGCACCAGCGCCTCCACGACCCGGGCGCCGGCGCGCTCGCGGGTGCCCTCGACCCGGCCCCGGCGGGCGTTGAGGTCGCCGATGACCGCGCCCATGTGCTCCTCCGGAGTGGTGACCTCGACCGCCATCACCGGTTCGAGCAGGACGGGCGCGGCCCGCCGGACCGCCTCGGCGAACGCCTGCGCCGCCGCGATCTTGAACGCGAGCTCGGACGAGTCGGTGACGTGGAAGTCGCCGTCGACGAGCGTCACCCGCACACCGGTCAGCGCGTGCCCGGCGAGGACGCCCGCGCCCATCGCCTCCTGGCAGCCCGCGTCCACGGAGGGGATGTACTCCTTCGGGATACGGCCGCCGGTGATGCGGTTGACGAATTCGTAGCCGTCCGCAATGGGTTCGACCGAGATCTTCACCTTCGCGTACTGGCCCCTTCCTCCCGTCTGCTTGCGGTGCAGGTGTTCGACGTTCGCGACCGGGCGCCGGACGGTCTCGCGATAGGAAACGCGGGGCCGTCCGACATTGGCTTCGACGCCCGATTCCTCCTTCATGCGGTCGACGAGGATCTCCAGGTGGAGTTCCCCCATTCCGCCGATGACGGTCTGCCCGGTCTCGGCGTCGGCGCGCACCCGGAAGGACGGGTCCTCCTCGGCGAGCCGCCGGATCGCGGCGCCGAGCCGGTCGGTGTCGGCCGTGGTCCGCGGCTCGATCGCGACCTCGATGACCGGTTCGGGGAAGTCCATGGACTCCAGGACGACCGGGTGCGCCTCGGCGCAGAGCGTCTCGCCGGTCGTGGTCCGCTTGAGCCCCATGACCGCGACGATGTCGCCCGCCTCGGCGGCGCCGATCTCGCGGCGCTCGTCCGCGTGCACCCGGTAGACCTTGCCGATCCGCTCCCGGCGGCCCTTGACGCTGTTCAGCACCGTGCCGCCCGCCGCGAGCCGGCCCGTGTAGACGCGGACGTACGCGAGCCGCCCGAGGTGCCGGTCGCTCGTGATCTTGAAGACGAGCGCGGACAGCGGCGCGTCCCCCGGCGCGCCCGCCACGTTCTCGCCCGCCACGTCGAGCGGCGAGGGCAGGTACCGGACGATCGCGTCCAGGAGCGGCTGCACGCCCTTGTTCTTGAACGCGCTGCCGCACAGGACGGGCGTGACGGTGACGCCGCCGTCCTTGGAAGCGATCGTCAAGCGCCGTATCGCGGCGTGCATCTGCTCCTGGGTCGGTTCTCCCTCCAGGTACTGTTCCAGGAACCGGTCGTCGTGCTCGGCGATCGTGTCGACGAGCCGGGCGCGCCACGCGCGGGCCTCGCCGACGAGGTCGTCCGGGACGCCGGTGACCTCGTACGACTCGCCGGTCCACACGTGGGCGCGGAACGCGACGAGGTCGACGGCCCCCGCGAACCCGGCCTCCGCGCCGATCGGC
The nucleotide sequence above comes from Actinomadura algeriensis. Encoded proteins:
- the fusA gene encoding elongation factor G, with the protein product MTTTFLGAAGVRNIGIMAHIDAGKTTTAERILFYTGVSHRIGEVHHGAAALDFMKQERERGITIGSAATTCHWPVDGADHTVNLIDTPGHVDFMIEVERCLRVLDGAVTVFDGVAGVEPQSETVWRQADRYGVPRVCFVNKLDRAGADFARCAGMIAERLGAVPLVLQLPIGAEAGFAGAVDLVAFRAHVWTGESYEVTGVPDDLVGEARAWRARLVDTIAEHDDRFLEQYLEGEPTQEQMHAAIRRLTIASKDGGVTVTPVLCGSAFKNKGVQPLLDAIVRYLPSPLDVAGENVAGAPGDAPLSALVFKITSDRHLGRLAYVRVYTGRLAAGGTVLNSVKGRRERIGKVYRVHADERREIGAAEAGDIVAVMGLKRTTTGETLCAEAHPVVLESMDFPEPVIEVAIEPRTTADTDRLGAAIRRLAEEDPSFRVRADAETGQTVIGGMGELHLEILVDRMKEESGVEANVGRPRVSYRETVRRPVANVEHLHRKQTGGRGQYAKVKISVEPIADGYEFVNRITGGRIPKEYIPSVDAGCQEAMGAGVLAGHALTGVRVTLVDGDFHVTDSSELAFKIAAAQAFAEAVRRAAPVLLEPVMAVEVTTPEEHMGAVIGDLNARRGRVEGTRERAGARVVEALVPLAEMFGYVGDLRGMTSGRAVFTMEFDSYAEVPPHIAADLA